The following proteins are encoded in a genomic region of Labilithrix sp.:
- a CDS encoding aspartate kinase, translating to MAIVVQKYGGSSVADVAKIAHVADRVVAARRAGHDVVVVVSAMGKTTDELVALARRSAALGVTTEAEPPRRELDMLVSTGERVTMALLSIAIQARGLEAISFTGSQSGIFTNDRHFDARIIEVRPHRIEDELARGKVVIVAGYQGMSYKREITTLGRGGSDTTAVALAAALGAERCEIYSDVDGVYSADPRVVADARHLPEIDLALLAEMAEAGAKVLNAQAVEWARRNKVAIVARRTADPVDGPYRETVARDLASTDEGRNVRAVAATENVMIARTTTFGPLLAALTKLELATGDTVLVDDAALVHVPLLNVPDWSRCAREIERLCDGNVTFTGPHAVVTVAGYGLTGVGGTLARVLALLDAPPLALVAAPLRISATIDPARSGATQRALHTLASPPAAIP from the coding sequence ATGGCGATCGTGGTCCAGAAGTACGGCGGCTCCTCCGTCGCCGACGTCGCGAAGATCGCGCACGTCGCCGATCGCGTCGTCGCGGCGAGGCGCGCGGGGCACGACGTCGTCGTCGTGGTGAGCGCGATGGGCAAGACGACCGACGAGCTCGTCGCGCTCGCGCGCCGCTCGGCCGCCCTCGGCGTCACGACGGAGGCGGAGCCTCCGCGGCGTGAGCTCGACATGCTCGTCTCCACCGGCGAGCGCGTCACGATGGCGCTCCTCTCGATCGCGATCCAGGCGCGCGGGCTCGAGGCGATCAGCTTCACCGGCAGCCAGTCGGGGATCTTCACGAACGACCGTCACTTCGACGCGCGCATCATCGAGGTGCGGCCTCACCGCATCGAAGACGAGCTCGCGCGCGGCAAGGTCGTCATCGTCGCGGGCTACCAGGGCATGAGCTACAAGCGCGAGATCACGACGCTGGGGCGCGGCGGCTCGGACACGACCGCGGTCGCGCTCGCGGCGGCGCTCGGCGCGGAGCGGTGCGAGATCTACAGCGACGTCGACGGCGTCTACTCCGCCGATCCGCGCGTCGTCGCGGACGCGCGGCACCTGCCGGAGATCGACCTCGCGCTCCTCGCCGAGATGGCGGAGGCGGGCGCGAAGGTGCTGAACGCGCAGGCGGTCGAGTGGGCGCGGCGCAACAAGGTCGCGATCGTCGCGCGGCGCACGGCCGATCCGGTCGACGGCCCTTACCGCGAGACGGTCGCGCGCGACCTCGCGTCCACCGACGAGGGGCGGAACGTGCGCGCGGTCGCGGCCACGGAGAACGTGATGATCGCGCGCACGACGACGTTCGGTCCGCTGCTCGCCGCGCTCACGAAGCTCGAGCTCGCGACCGGCGACACGGTGCTCGTCGACGACGCCGCGCTCGTGCACGTGCCGCTCCTCAACGTGCCCGACTGGTCCCGTTGCGCGCGCGAGATCGAGCGCCTCTGCGACGGCAACGTGACGTTCACCGGCCCGCACGCGGTCGTCACCGTCGCCGGCTACGGCCTCACCGGCGTCGGCGGCACCCTCGCGCGCGTGCTCGCGCTCCTCGACGCGCCGCCGCTCGCCCTCGTCGCCGCTCCGCTCCGCATCTCCGCGACGATCGACCCCGCCCGCTCCGGCGCCACCCAACGCGCCCTCCACACGCTCGCATCGCCTCCCGCCGCCATCCCATAG
- a CDS encoding mechanosensitive ion channel family protein: MAFSERVAGLFGVSAETLARFAGTAALLVAWMLVGRLTRRVIARTVDDSASRFQMTRVAGYVVGLATTILIARIWTQGIAGVATYLGLLSAGLAIALQDPLANIAGWLYIIVRRPFRVGDRIEVGKDRGDVIDIRPFRFLVLEVGNWVHADQSTGRVLHIPNGSVFKHTIANYDEAFGYIWNEMELTITFESDWRAAKKALEGILEEKAEKLDAQVRQRIDAAAQLRHIKFPKPTPVVWTSVVENGVRLTMRYLCQPRARRNSTAAIWESVLDAFGSLPNVAFAYPTTRRFDNIAEGKAGARAVLPPNVPPSPTRD, translated from the coding sequence ATGGCGTTCTCGGAGCGGGTCGCGGGGCTGTTCGGCGTATCGGCCGAGACGCTCGCGCGCTTCGCGGGCACGGCCGCGCTCCTCGTCGCGTGGATGCTCGTCGGCCGGCTCACGCGCCGCGTGATCGCGCGCACGGTGGACGACTCGGCGTCGCGCTTCCAGATGACGCGCGTGGCGGGCTACGTCGTCGGCCTCGCGACGACGATCCTGATCGCGCGGATCTGGACGCAGGGCATCGCCGGCGTCGCGACGTACCTCGGCCTCCTCTCCGCCGGCCTCGCGATCGCGCTCCAGGATCCGCTCGCGAACATCGCGGGCTGGCTCTACATCATCGTTCGCCGTCCGTTCCGCGTCGGCGATCGCATCGAGGTCGGCAAGGACCGCGGCGACGTCATCGACATCCGCCCGTTCCGCTTCCTCGTGCTCGAGGTCGGCAACTGGGTCCACGCGGACCAGAGCACGGGGCGCGTCCTCCACATCCCGAACGGCTCGGTCTTCAAGCACACGATCGCGAACTACGACGAGGCGTTCGGGTACATCTGGAACGAGATGGAGCTCACGATCACGTTCGAGAGCGACTGGCGCGCGGCGAAGAAGGCGCTCGAGGGGATCCTCGAGGAGAAGGCGGAGAAGCTCGACGCGCAGGTGCGACAGCGCATCGACGCGGCGGCGCAGCTGCGGCACATCAAGTTCCCGAAGCCGACCCCGGTCGTGTGGACGAGCGTGGTCGAGAACGGCGTCCGCCTGACGATGCGGTACCTGTGCCAGCCGCGCGCGCGGCGCAACTCCACGGCCGCGATCTGGGAGTCGGTGCTCGACGCGTTCGGATCGCTCCCGAACGTCGCCTTCGCGTACCCGACCACACGTCGCTTCGACAACATCGCCGAAGGGAAAGCGGGGGCGCGCGCCGTCCTGCCGCCGAACGTCCCGCCCTCTCCCACGCGCGACTGA
- a CDS encoding aldo/keto reductase has translation MRIGLGCMRLEEDAVVAAAIARGVVWLDTARAYEGSEERIARVLSSLAPPDRERVRVVTKVGMSRPGGAWVADGRARTILEQARASVGALGRPPEVLMLHAPDPRVPLATSVRALVRAKEEGLARSIGLSNPSRRDLDELPSDAPIRAIEVALGPKHDAAARAGMIAWCRARDATLFAHSPLGGVAHAPRLARDQVLAAVAARRGATAAQVMLAYLLALDDRVVVLPGARRVETAAGAAFAGELTLTEEDLAALDERFPKLGRRPPAPPVEPVAEVAIVMGIAGAGKSTLAERWDGWERLNRDTLGGSLAGIAKRLEARLAAGATRVVLDNTYLTRSARSEVVRVAHRAGASVRCVHLDVSLADARINVATRMLERHGALLGGRELAARAREDPGLLLPAPLARMERQLERPAEDEGFTSIETIAFARTHAGATGGVVIGLDDDVTRAPAEGPLLVLGWRPGADEAWCASTLERIRSAVPGREVELGVCTHADGPPSCWCRPPLPGLWLAFARRRGLDPRASTFVVSTASHRTMATELGLRVV, from the coding sequence GTGCGGATCGGGCTCGGCTGCATGCGGCTCGAAGAGGACGCCGTCGTCGCGGCGGCGATCGCGCGCGGCGTCGTGTGGCTCGACACCGCGCGCGCCTACGAGGGGAGCGAAGAGCGGATCGCGCGCGTGCTGAGCTCGCTCGCGCCGCCCGATCGGGAGCGGGTCCGCGTCGTCACGAAGGTCGGGATGTCGCGGCCGGGCGGCGCGTGGGTCGCGGACGGGCGCGCGCGGACGATCCTCGAGCAGGCGCGCGCGAGCGTCGGCGCGCTCGGGCGCCCGCCGGAGGTCCTCATGCTCCACGCGCCCGATCCGCGCGTGCCCCTCGCGACGAGCGTGCGCGCGCTCGTCCGCGCGAAGGAGGAGGGCCTCGCGCGCTCGATCGGGCTCTCGAATCCGAGCCGCCGCGACCTCGACGAGCTGCCGAGCGACGCGCCGATCCGCGCGATCGAGGTCGCGCTCGGGCCGAAGCACGACGCCGCCGCGCGCGCCGGGATGATCGCGTGGTGCCGCGCGCGCGACGCGACGTTGTTCGCGCACTCGCCGCTCGGCGGCGTCGCGCACGCGCCGCGGCTCGCGCGCGATCAGGTCCTCGCCGCGGTCGCCGCGCGGCGCGGCGCGACGGCGGCGCAGGTGATGCTCGCTTACCTCCTCGCGCTCGACGATCGCGTCGTCGTCCTCCCCGGCGCGCGGCGGGTGGAGACCGCGGCCGGCGCGGCCTTCGCGGGCGAGCTCACGCTCACGGAGGAGGACCTCGCCGCGCTCGACGAGCGCTTCCCGAAGCTCGGTCGCCGCCCGCCCGCGCCGCCGGTGGAGCCCGTGGCCGAGGTCGCGATCGTGATGGGGATCGCGGGGGCGGGGAAGTCCACGCTCGCCGAGCGGTGGGACGGCTGGGAGCGCCTCAACCGCGACACGCTCGGCGGGAGCCTCGCCGGGATCGCGAAGCGCCTCGAGGCGCGGCTCGCGGCAGGGGCGACGCGCGTCGTCCTCGACAACACGTACCTCACGCGATCGGCGCGGAGCGAGGTCGTGCGCGTCGCGCATCGCGCCGGCGCGTCGGTGCGGTGCGTGCACCTCGACGTCTCGCTCGCCGACGCGCGCATCAACGTCGCGACGCGGATGCTCGAGCGTCACGGCGCGCTCCTCGGCGGGCGCGAGCTCGCCGCGCGCGCACGGGAGGACCCGGGGCTCCTCTTGCCCGCGCCGCTCGCGCGGATGGAGCGCCAGCTCGAGCGGCCGGCGGAAGACGAGGGCTTCACCTCGATCGAGACGATCGCGTTCGCGCGGACTCACGCCGGCGCGACGGGCGGCGTCGTGATCGGCCTCGACGACGACGTCACGCGCGCGCCGGCGGAGGGGCCGCTCCTCGTCCTCGGCTGGCGTCCCGGCGCGGACGAGGCGTGGTGCGCGTCGACGCTCGAGCGCATCCGGAGCGCGGTGCCGGGGCGGGAGGTGGAGCTCGGCGTGTGCACGCACGCCGACGGGCCGCCGTCGTGCTGGTGCCGTCCGCCGCTGCCCGGGCTCTGGCTCGCGTTCGCGCGACGACGCGGGCTCGATCCGCGCGCGAGCACGTTCGTCGTGTCGACGGCGAGCCACCGCACGATGGCGACGGAGCTCGGGCTGCGCGTCGTGTAG
- a CDS encoding RimK family alpha-L-glutamate ligase has product MRLLVLSRNASLYSTSRLVLAARSRGHEVSVADPLHFQIVISRGRPAMFLGDRLLPPVDLVLPRIGASITNYGLAVVRQFDMMGIPVLNNAIAIARSRDKLRAMQLLTKKDIDVPKTVCARTPDSVDAALGFIGGTPAIVKLHQGTQGIGTMIADTAQAATSLLETLWAMGQDIILQEYISESKGRDYRAIVVGGRVIAAMRRQAKKGEFRSNLHRGGLGVRVDLKKEYRQAAIAAAKVMGLEVAGVDMLEGKDGPKILEINSSPGLEGIERTSGIDVAGAIVAHAEKFLARRKKRRGRDPIMDAEQRLKRMRPIELARTIPPKRARASS; this is encoded by the coding sequence ATGCGGCTCCTCGTCCTGTCTCGAAACGCGAGTCTCTATTCGACGAGCCGGCTCGTCCTCGCGGCGCGCTCGCGCGGTCACGAGGTCTCCGTCGCGGACCCGCTCCACTTCCAGATCGTGATCTCGCGCGGCCGCCCGGCGATGTTCCTCGGCGACCGCCTCCTGCCTCCGGTCGACCTCGTGCTCCCGCGCATCGGCGCGTCGATCACGAACTACGGGCTCGCGGTCGTGCGTCAGTTCGACATGATGGGGATCCCGGTCCTCAACAACGCGATCGCGATCGCGCGGTCGCGCGACAAGCTGCGCGCGATGCAGCTGCTCACGAAGAAGGACATCGACGTCCCGAAGACGGTCTGCGCGCGCACGCCCGACTCGGTCGACGCCGCGCTCGGCTTCATCGGCGGCACGCCCGCGATCGTGAAGCTCCACCAGGGCACGCAGGGGATCGGCACGATGATCGCCGACACCGCGCAGGCCGCGACCTCCTTGCTCGAGACGCTCTGGGCGATGGGGCAGGACATCATCCTGCAGGAGTACATCTCCGAGTCGAAGGGGCGGGACTACCGCGCGATCGTCGTCGGCGGCCGCGTCATCGCCGCGATGCGGCGCCAGGCGAAGAAGGGCGAGTTCCGCTCGAACCTCCACCGCGGCGGCCTCGGCGTCCGCGTCGACCTGAAGAAGGAGTACCGCCAGGCCGCGATCGCGGCGGCGAAGGTGATGGGCCTCGAGGTCGCCGGCGTCGACATGCTCGAGGGCAAGGACGGCCCGAAGATCCTCGAGATCAACAGCTCGCCCGGCCTCGAGGGCATCGAGCGGACGAGCGGCATCGACGTCGCGGGCGCGATCGTCGCGCACGCGGAGAAGTTCCTCGCGCGCCGGAAGAAGCGGCGCGGCCGCGACCCGATCATGGACGCGGAGCAGCGGCTGAAGCGGATGCGCCCGATCGAGCTCGCGCGGACGATCCCGCCGAAGCGCGCTCGCGCGTCGAGCTGA
- a CDS encoding DEAD/DEAH box helicase family protein: MASSVGFERGTILLEGSAAGVRGAVWDPDVGRHRAPAYLFGEVAARADADGDALAGDLRAAWTAKPRSIEALRLRDYQADALARWYAHERRGIVALPTGAGKTRVALAAIFELGVPALVLVPTRALLAEWAHALAAALKEPIGIVGDGENTIQRVTVMTFESGFRRLDLAGASFGLLVVDEVHHFGSGARVEALEACAAPARLGLSATAPPPRSEAALRLSELVGPVVIEVPVEELAGTHLAPFDVVCIPMVLCVDERWTFGLRSPRVVPFSGAIDPWALRAAARRAAGSSEDAA; encoded by the coding sequence ATGGCGAGCTCGGTGGGCTTCGAGCGCGGTACGATCCTCCTCGAGGGGTCGGCCGCGGGCGTGCGTGGCGCGGTGTGGGATCCGGACGTCGGGCGGCATCGGGCGCCCGCGTATCTGTTCGGTGAGGTGGCTGCGCGCGCGGACGCGGACGGTGATGCGCTCGCGGGCGACCTCCGCGCGGCGTGGACGGCGAAGCCACGGTCGATCGAGGCGCTGCGGCTGCGTGACTACCAGGCAGATGCGCTCGCGCGATGGTACGCGCACGAGCGGCGCGGGATCGTCGCGCTCCCGACCGGCGCGGGGAAGACGCGCGTCGCGCTCGCGGCGATCTTCGAGCTCGGGGTCCCTGCGCTCGTCCTCGTGCCGACGCGCGCGCTCCTCGCGGAGTGGGCGCACGCGCTCGCGGCGGCGCTGAAGGAGCCGATCGGGATCGTCGGGGACGGCGAGAACACGATCCAGCGCGTCACCGTGATGACCTTCGAGAGCGGGTTTCGGCGGCTCGATCTCGCCGGCGCGAGCTTCGGGTTGCTCGTCGTCGACGAGGTGCACCACTTCGGGAGCGGCGCTCGCGTCGAGGCGCTCGAAGCGTGCGCTGCGCCGGCGCGGCTCGGGCTCTCGGCGACGGCGCCGCCGCCGCGGAGCGAGGCGGCGCTGCGGCTGTCCGAGCTGGTGGGGCCGGTCGTGATCGAGGTCCCGGTCGAGGAGCTCGCCGGCACGCACCTCGCGCCCTTCGACGTCGTCTGCATCCCGATGGTGCTCTGCGTCGACGAGCGCTGGACGTTCGGGCTCCGGTCTCCGCGCGTCGTGCCGTTCAGCGGCGCGATCGACCCTTGGGCGCTGCGCGCGGCCGCGCGACGAGCGGCCGGCTCGAGCGAGGACGCGGCTTGA
- a CDS encoding serine/threonine protein kinase: MAAEPAIETSGDNSPLLREGELVGGRYRVEHCLGGGGMASVYRAMHEGLDRPVALKVVSPAVRELPGIALRFMREARAATRLKSEHVVRVFDVGTTDRGAPYLVMELLEGKDLSEMLEDGKALENGKALSVADAIDYALQACEALAEVHGLGIVHRDLKPANLFVTRGADGMPCLKLIDFGISRIDAPLSPKDAIALTSPEVVMGSPRYMPPEQMESAAAVDSRSDIWGLGAILYEMLVGDAPFDGESLMDIYAAAVRAAPKLPSAARADVPEALDAVILRCLAADPNERFADVAELAAALAPLGDERAPMRASAIARVLGATRARGQGSAAPDPVDPSAGSTPSSSHIRERATPSQTTRHRRRTLALGAAAILLVGVGLGAKPLADRFDSPAALPPTLTSAPLPPVEPPAEPFGPPAPTHTTKPSAPEPAPPPWRPPPKRADDQSLFEERK; this comes from the coding sequence ATGGCTGCGGAACCGGCGATCGAGACGAGCGGCGACAATTCTCCGCTCCTTCGCGAGGGCGAGCTCGTCGGCGGCCGCTACCGCGTCGAGCATTGCCTCGGCGGCGGCGGAATGGCCTCCGTCTATCGCGCGATGCACGAGGGGCTCGATCGCCCCGTCGCCCTCAAGGTCGTCTCCCCCGCCGTGCGCGAGCTCCCCGGCATCGCCCTCCGCTTCATGCGCGAGGCGCGCGCGGCGACGCGCCTCAAGAGCGAGCACGTCGTGCGCGTCTTCGACGTCGGGACGACCGACCGCGGCGCGCCGTACCTCGTCATGGAGCTCCTCGAAGGCAAGGACCTCTCCGAGATGCTCGAGGACGGGAAGGCACTCGAGAACGGGAAGGCGCTCTCCGTCGCGGACGCGATCGACTACGCGCTGCAGGCATGCGAGGCGCTCGCCGAGGTCCACGGCCTCGGCATCGTCCACCGCGACCTGAAGCCCGCGAACCTCTTCGTGACGCGCGGCGCCGACGGGATGCCGTGCCTCAAGCTGATCGACTTCGGCATCTCGCGCATCGACGCGCCGCTCTCGCCGAAGGACGCGATCGCGCTCACGAGCCCCGAGGTCGTGATGGGCTCGCCCCGCTACATGCCGCCGGAGCAGATGGAGTCGGCCGCGGCGGTCGACTCGCGCTCCGACATCTGGGGCCTCGGCGCGATCCTCTACGAGATGCTCGTCGGCGACGCGCCGTTCGACGGCGAGTCGCTGATGGACATCTACGCCGCCGCCGTGCGCGCGGCGCCGAAGCTCCCGTCCGCCGCGCGGGCCGACGTGCCGGAGGCGCTCGACGCCGTGATCCTCCGCTGCCTCGCGGCCGATCCGAACGAACGGTTCGCCGACGTCGCGGAGCTCGCGGCGGCGCTCGCGCCGCTCGGCGACGAGCGCGCTCCGATGCGCGCGAGCGCGATCGCCCGCGTGCTGGGCGCGACACGCGCGCGCGGCCAAGGCAGCGCCGCGCCAGACCCGGTCGATCCGAGCGCAGGCAGCACCCCGAGCTCCTCGCACATCCGCGAGCGCGCGACGCCGTCGCAGACGACGCGCCATCGCCGGCGAACGCTCGCCCTCGGCGCCGCCGCGATCCTCCTCGTCGGCGTCGGCCTCGGCGCGAAGCCGCTCGCCGACCGCTTCGACTCGCCCGCCGCCCTCCCCCCGACGCTCACGAGCGCCCCCCTCCCGCCGGTCGAGCCCCCCGCCGAGCCGTTCGGACCCCCCGCTCCAACCCACACGACCAAACCCTCCGCGCCGGAGCCCGCGCCTCCGCCGTGGAGGCCTCCTCCGAAGCGCGCGGACGATCAGTCGTTGTTCGAGGAACGGAAATGA
- a CDS encoding serine/threonine protein kinase, whose product MSDDAPDRFPVRAGDVVGGKYRVDRMLGVGGMGFVVAATHTDLAQPVALKFILPQAVAGNDAVERFLREARSIAKLRSEHVARVYDVGRDAADRPYMVLELLEGEDLARLNKQKGPLPVADAIEYVLQACAGLVEAHAAGIVHRDLKPQNLFVTRRMNGTPLVKLLDFGIAKAVGAAAVGQVTLTDSKAVIGSPLYMPPEQMRSARAVDVRSDIWSMGVILYELLGGQLPFDGETVTEICVRVVNDVPKPLLSLRPGLDPKLSDIVMRCLEKRPDARWQTVGQLGAALEPYARSSQQSAANRPWQSFDATMDSVDVGSASKPTTQRMLHSTPPPVLASTDVTWGEHSDLPRATAPRSKSFATGLVVGALLSLGAIGAAVAVVVPRLLPHGQAPAASPPPAPSAAPSLASSPAFVPPPAPSSSLSAAPASSAAPSATTPSTKRKRPPVAPASAPSPASAPSPSPSPSPDPPASEAPNGAPILR is encoded by the coding sequence GTGTCCGATGATGCGCCCGACCGGTTCCCCGTTCGTGCCGGCGACGTCGTCGGCGGGAAGTACCGCGTCGATCGCATGCTCGGCGTCGGCGGGATGGGGTTCGTCGTCGCGGCGACGCACACGGACCTCGCGCAGCCCGTCGCGCTGAAGTTCATCCTCCCGCAGGCCGTCGCCGGCAACGACGCGGTGGAGCGCTTCCTGCGCGAGGCGCGCTCGATCGCGAAGCTGCGGAGCGAGCACGTCGCGCGCGTCTACGACGTCGGCCGCGACGCCGCCGATCGGCCGTACATGGTGCTCGAGCTCCTCGAGGGCGAGGACCTCGCGCGGCTCAACAAGCAGAAGGGACCGCTGCCGGTAGCGGACGCGATCGAGTACGTCCTCCAGGCGTGCGCCGGGCTCGTCGAGGCGCACGCCGCCGGCATCGTCCATCGCGATCTCAAGCCTCAGAACCTCTTCGTCACGCGGCGCATGAACGGGACGCCGCTCGTGAAGCTGCTCGACTTCGGCATCGCGAAGGCGGTCGGCGCGGCGGCGGTGGGGCAGGTCACGCTCACGGACTCGAAGGCGGTGATCGGCTCGCCGCTCTACATGCCGCCGGAGCAGATGCGCTCGGCGCGCGCGGTGGACGTCCGGAGCGACATCTGGTCGATGGGCGTCATCCTCTACGAGCTCCTCGGCGGGCAGCTGCCGTTCGACGGCGAGACGGTGACGGAGATCTGCGTCCGGGTGGTGAACGACGTCCCGAAGCCGCTCCTCTCGCTCCGGCCGGGGCTCGATCCGAAGCTCTCCGACATCGTGATGCGCTGCCTCGAGAAGCGGCCCGACGCGCGCTGGCAGACGGTGGGCCAGCTCGGCGCGGCGCTCGAGCCGTACGCGCGGAGCTCGCAGCAGAGCGCGGCGAACCGGCCGTGGCAGTCCTTCGACGCGACGATGGACTCGGTCGACGTCGGGAGCGCGTCGAAACCGACGACGCAGCGCATGTTGCACTCGACGCCGCCGCCGGTGCTCGCGTCGACCGACGTCACGTGGGGAGAGCACTCGGACCTGCCGCGCGCGACGGCGCCGCGGAGCAAGTCGTTCGCGACCGGGCTCGTCGTCGGCGCGCTCCTCTCGCTCGGCGCGATCGGCGCCGCGGTCGCGGTCGTCGTCCCGCGGCTCCTGCCGCACGGTCAGGCTCCCGCGGCGTCGCCGCCGCCCGCGCCGTCGGCGGCGCCTTCGCTCGCGTCTTCGCCTGCGTTCGTGCCGCCGCCGGCGCCTTCGTCCTCGCTCAGCGCCGCGCCGGCGTCGAGCGCGGCGCCTTCGGCGACGACGCCGTCGACGAAGCGCAAGCGTCCGCCGGTAGCGCCGGCCTCCGCGCCGTCGCCCGCCTCCGCGCCGTCGCCGTCACCTTCACCTTCGCCCGACCCTCCGGCGTCAGAGGCCCCGAACGGCGCGCCGATCTTGCGTTAA
- a CDS encoding enoyl-CoA hydratase/isomerase family protein, producing the protein MLRADMVGAAVVWTIDRPEAKNALDLTTIADLTDAIRGMGTARVAIITGAGDTFVSGGDLRELRGKDSRADAEMLSDKGYALTTAIARAPFPVIAALNGPAIGGGAELAVACDLRIAAPTARIAFKQVRMGVTTSWGTAGRLRELVGAGAAARLLFTAQEVSAKKAKTMGLVDRVEDDAVAAAREWADEIAKAPSTAIAATKKLLRAETTELRARERELFVETWSSDEHRAAVERWFDGRRRS; encoded by the coding sequence ATGCTGCGCGCGGACATGGTCGGCGCCGCCGTCGTCTGGACGATCGATCGTCCGGAGGCGAAGAACGCGCTCGACCTCACCACGATCGCGGACCTCACCGACGCGATCCGCGGGATGGGCACCGCGCGCGTCGCGATCATCACCGGCGCGGGTGACACCTTCGTCTCCGGCGGCGACCTCCGCGAGCTGCGCGGCAAAGACTCACGCGCCGACGCCGAGATGCTCAGCGACAAAGGCTACGCGTTGACGACCGCGATCGCGCGCGCCCCCTTCCCCGTGATCGCGGCGCTGAACGGCCCCGCGATCGGCGGCGGCGCCGAGCTCGCCGTCGCGTGCGACCTCCGCATCGCGGCGCCCACCGCGCGGATCGCGTTCAAGCAGGTGCGCATGGGCGTCACGACGTCGTGGGGCACCGCCGGCCGCCTGCGCGAGCTCGTCGGCGCGGGCGCCGCCGCGCGCCTCCTCTTCACCGCGCAGGAGGTGAGCGCGAAGAAGGCGAAGACGATGGGGCTCGTCGACCGCGTCGAGGACGACGCCGTCGCGGCGGCGCGAGAGTGGGCGGACGAGATCGCGAAGGCCCCGTCCACCGCGATCGCCGCGACGAAGAAGCTCCTCCGCGCCGAGACCACCGAGCTCCGCGCGCGAGAACGCGAGCTCTTCGTCGAGACGTGGTCGAGCGACGAGCACCGCGCCGCGGTCGAGCGCTGGTTCGACGGCCGCCGGCGAAGCTGA